One Mucilaginibacter ginkgonis genomic region harbors:
- a CDS encoding PLDc N-terminal domain-containing protein, with protein MKLVDIFIALILLWLVVLIISILTLTKRKDIAMPVKAFWSAVLFMAPVVGLIFYLIYGLRGNRKKITE; from the coding sequence ATGAAATTGGTAGATATTTTTATCGCACTTATTCTGCTGTGGCTGGTGGTCTTGATCATCTCCATTCTCACGCTAACCAAACGTAAGGATATAGCCATGCCGGTAAAAGCGTTTTGGAGCGCGGTACTGTTTATGGCACCGGTTGTAGGACTAATCTTTTATTTAATTTACGGGTTAAGAGGCAATCGTAAAAAAATTACTGAGTAG